The Bdellovibrio bacteriovorus region TGAGAGACATCGTTGTATTTCCGTATATGATTATTCCGTTGTTCGTAGGCCGCGACGCCTCGATCCGCTCAGTGGAAGAAGCTTTGGCGAAGAATCGTTTGATCTTTTTAGCTTCCCAAAAAGACATTTCCGAAGAGAATCCGTCTCCTGACAACATCTACACAGTAGGTACTGTGGCGATGATCATGAGAATGAGAAAACTTTCTGACGGTCGCGTGAAAATCTTGATCCAAGGTGTAGCTAAGGGTCGTGTTAAGAATTTCACGAAAACATCTCCTTCTTTCGAAGTGGCTGTAGAAAAAATCGAAGAAATCCCAACACAAAAAACTGTTGTTGAAAATGAAGCCCTTATCAGAACAGCGAAAGAGCATATCGAGCGTATCATCGCTTTAGGTCGCCCTCTTTCTCCAGACATCTTATTGGTGTTGGATGATGTTTCTGATCCAGGTCGTATCGCAGACCTTATCGCTTCTAACTTGGGTATCAAAGTTCAAGACGCTCAAAAAGTTCTTGAGACTTCTGATGCTACAGAAAGACTTAAACTTGTTAACGAGATCTTGGCTCAAGAACTTGAAGTCATGCAGACTCAGCAAAAAGGTCGCACTGGTGGCAAGGAAGACATGTCCAAGTCTCAACGCGAATACTTCTTGCGCGAGCAAATGAAGGCTATAAAGAATGAGCTTGGTGAAGGCGATTCTAAATCTGAAGAGATGGACGAACTTCGCGAAAAACTTGTGAACGCGGGAATGCCTCCACAAGTAGAAGCTGAAGCTTTGAAACAGCTTGGACGTTTGGAGCGTATGCATCCAGATGCTTCTGAAGCTACAATGGTTCGCACATACCTAGACTGGATGGCGGATCTTCCTTGGAGCAAAAAATCTGACGACGTGATTGATCTTAAACGTGCCAAAGAAATTTTGGACGAAGATCACTACGAACTAGAAAAAGCTAAAGACCGTATCATGGAATTCTTGGCGGTTAGAAAATTAAAGCCGAACCTTAAAGGCCCAATCCTTTGCTTCGGTGGTCCTCCGGGCGTAGGTAAAACGTCTCTTGGTAAATCTATCGCTCGTGCGATGGGTCGTGAGTACTTCCGTATCGCTCTTGGCGGCGTGAAAGACGAAGCAGAGATCCGCGGTCACAGAAGAACTTATGTTGGTGCAATGCCTGGTAAAATCATCCAAGCACTTCGCCAAGCTAAGACAAACAACCCAGTTATCGTTCTAGATGAAGTTGATAAATTAGGTTCGGACTTCCGTGGTGACCCATCAGCAGCAATGCTTGAGGTTTTGGATCCAGAACAAAATGCAACTTTCCGTGACAACTACTTGAACGTCGATTTCGACCTTTCAAATGTGTTGTTCATCGCAACAGCTAACGTGTTGGAAAATATCCCACCAGCTCTTCGCGATCGTATGGAAATCTTGAACATTCCTGGTTACACAGAGAACGACAAACTTTTGATCACGAAGAAACATTTGATCAGAAGACAAATTGAAGCCAACGGTATCACTGAAGAGAACATCAAGTTCACTGACGAAGGTATCAAGTACTTGATCGCGGGTTACACTCGTGAAGCAGGTCTTCGTAACCTCGAGCGTGAAGTCGGTTCTGTCTGCCGTAAAGTGGCTAAAATGGTTGTGATGGGTGAAGCTAACTTTGTCGAAATCACTCCAGCAGTGGTTCCAGAGTTGTTAGGTCCTCCACGCTTCCAACGTGACGACAAGTTTGCCGACTCTCAAGTAGGTGTTGTGCAAGGTCTTGCTTGGACACAAGCCGGTGGTGAAGTTCTTACTATCGAAGCTTTGAAAATGAAAGGTAAAGGACATCTTGCATTGACGGGCCAACTTGGCGACGTGATGAAAGAGTCAGCTCACGCAGCAATGTCATATGCTCGTGCTCACCAAGAAGAATTGGGTATCCCTGAAGACTTCTTTGAAAAGTACGATGTGCATGTTCACTTGCCAGCGGGTGCAATCCCTAAAGACGGTCCTTCTGCAGGTATCACTCTTACAACAGCGCTTGTAAGTTTGATGACAGGAACTCCAGTTCGTCACGATATCGCGATGACTGGTGAAGTGACTCTACAAGGTCGCGTACTTCCAGTCGGTGGTATCCGTGAGAAGTGTTTGGCAGCTTTGAACCTAGGTATTACAAACATCATCATCCCGATGGCTTGTAAGAAAGATATCGCTGATATCCCTAAGGTCTTCAAAGACAAGATCAACTTCATCTTCGCTGAAAACTTAGATGAGGTGTTCGCGGTCGCTTTCGATAAAGAAGCGAGAAGCCAAGACAAGAAGACAGCAACGAAAAAAGATCCAAAAAAATCGAAGAGCTTGGCTGCTTAATAGTAGCCCAAGCCCATCGCCCCTCCCAAAAATAGAAAAGGACCGAGAAATCGGTCCTTTTTTATTTTCAAAATCAGAATTTAAATATCTATTCGTGAACCGTGATCCAAGTTTTGTAGATGCCATGTTCGCGCACTAGACGGTTGAACTTGAAAGCATTGTCTGGATGAACACGAATGCAACCATGAGAAGCTCTAGAACCTAGCTTTTTCCAGTTGCTAGTGCCCGTTCCATGAATCGCAAATCCACCAGAAATAAATACTGCGTAAGGCATGTTGCCAAGACCGTTGTAATCCCCACCCGGATATTTCGTAGAAGTGTATTTGTCATAGATACGTCCGTTAGGATGAGTATCAAAGTTCGGAGTTCCATGACCTGGAGTTCCTGTAGAAACTGCCCACGTATTCGTGTGAACACCATCGATATACAAATACATTTTTTGTTGTGATCTAGAAACTTGCGCCCACACTTTGCAAGAACTGCGATAACAAGAAGGACCCATCGGGCCGATCAGGTTTTCAATAAACGGAGAAGAGCCTGTTTCTTCGAAATAGATTTGATCCATTTGTTGAAGAGTTTCTTCGATATTGGCATCAAACGGATTAAGTTCATCCATCACGTTTTCGTTGTCCGCAACTTCCACCTCTTGGGCTTGCGCAGAGATTGCCAACGAAGAAACTAAGAAGAACGCTGTCATTAAAGATTTAAACATTTGACCCCCTTCAAGTCAGAGGTCGAAATATCGATTGTGTTACGGTTTGGCAATGAAGATGTTGTAAGGAACGCGCCGCTCTTTGATGACACAACATACCTTTTTATTTAGCATTCAATAATGAGCAGAACGAAACCAGCACGCGGCGAAAATGCGGTGGAATCCCTTGGGGAAACCTGGATTTTATCAGGAAGTACGGGTCAGGATAAACACCAAGGGTCGTACGTAAAACTAAAGATCGCGCTGGAATTTCCTCACCAAAATGTTCGACTGCGTTTTGTAAGAGAATCTGGCTGGTCTGATTTCGTGAAAGGTTTGGGCGTCGTAGAATGCCAAACCGGCGATAAAACTTTTGATGATTTGGTCTATATTAATACCGACAGCCCGCATATCCACAGACTTCTTAAAAGCAACTCTTCTTTGCGTCAGGCTATTGGAAACATGCTTGCCAATGAAGAAGTTCAATCTGTTGAAGTTGAAGATGGACAGGTATTTCTTCGCACACGAGCTTATGGAAAACAGCGAAACACAGAGGGCGCTTGGGGCGCAATATTTCCTAAGATTGATTTTTCATATCAGTTTGAGTGCTACAAAACCACAGCTACAAATCTCATCGAATTTAGAGAAATTCTGCTTCACAACTGGGGACACGATGCTTTCAATTGGGATGGAAGAGGTATCGCCAAGGGTCTTATATTAAATGCCATTGGCGTCACCTCTGCACTGCTCTTAATGTATTTTTTAAATAAATTCCTTATTGAGGATAAATACGGACATCTCGTCGACTCACTTCAGTTTTTTGTCTATGGTATTTTACCCAGTCTTATCACTTTTGTTATCTTGATAGGCCTAGGATTGTTATGGATGAGAGGTTCATCGTGGACCTTACGATTTCTTATTCCGTTTCTGATCTTGTCGTTATTTATCTCTCCGGCTTTAGTATATTCTGGTGCGAAGTATATTAATTATGCGGAGTCGACCTTCTTCAAATCCGTCGATGCTCCTATCTATTCGTTCGAAGTCGTGCTTCGTAAATCTAAAAATTCATCTCGATACGTGTGCATGGTTCAAAGTCAGAATCCCGTCGAGTCCCAAAAGATATTGCGCGAGGATTACTATCCTGAGTTCTGTAATGAGTTGAAGCAAAAAAGATCTATGTCGAACCTCTTCTATCACTATGAACTTCAAAAAGGAAAACTTGGTGCGTACTGGTACACAAGCAAAGCTGTCGTCACAAAGTAATGCGTTAACACAATACAAATTGAAACTATCCCCATTGCTTCCTTCATGAGATAAATTGAGTCCGCTTGGATAAATACAAATACGAAACAACAGTCAAAGGTTTATGGGACGTTACCGGGATGGTTTCTCTCGGAGTGATTCTTGTTTTTTATTGTTACTATCTGACGGGAATTCTTCATTTTGAAACCTCGCAAACAAAAGAATCGTCATCAGGCCTTAGCGTTGTCGCCTCCTACTTAAGCTTTGCTACGGGATTTATATTTAGGCCTTTAGGTGCGATTTATTTTGGTGCTCTAGCGGACACCGCGGGCAAAAAACGCGCCTTGGTGAAATCCTTTAAGATGCTAGGGGTTGTTTCTTTATGCATGGCTTTGCTTCACGAATCGTACATGCCAGCAAACGTAGTCTCAGTATTCGTGATCATTGTTCGCTTACTGCAAGGATTTGCGACCGCAGGAACCGTTACATGTGCTATTGCCTACATCTATGATTTGGCGCCCACTTTAGAAAAAGGACGTTTTACTTCTTGGCTTCAAATGGCAGCTCCATCTGGTTATTTGATTGCGATGGCCATTGTGATTCTATTTAAGCTATTTGTGTCTGCTGAAGATTTGGGAATATGGGGCTGGAGAGTTTGCTTTCTGTTGAGTGGTCTTATCTATCCCCTCGCAGTTTACATCGACAGAAAATTTCCCGATGTACCTTTGACCTATGACCGTGAGACCTCAGCGATCAGCCATCTAAAAAATCTTTTGAGCGACAAATCAGCGCTTAAAAGAATCTTTACGTTTGCACTTTTTATCGCCATTAACGTGGGTGTTCTTGCTTATTTCTTTAATCTTTACCGACTCTATTTCTTAGGCCCTCTGTTAAAAGTCCCATCCGATGCCATCGGATTTATTGTAGCGATCTCAAGTTTGTTTCTGCTGCCGCTTTATCCTCTTTTCGGAGTTATTTCTGATAGAGTGGGTCGAACAAAAATGTGCCTGGCCGGGGCCTTTTTAGGAATTGCGGTGATTTTTCCTTACTTTTATTTTATGCAGAAATTCGCGGGTGTTGGCGGGATCGGCGCCAATAAAGCAGCGCTGATTATAATTATGGTCCTCACCGGATTTGTAATCACACTTAGTTACGCCCCCGTTGTCGCTTTAGTTTGTGATTCTGTGGAGCCTCGTTATAGAGCCGTCTCTTTCGGCGTTATCTACAATATCGGCTTTTCGTTTATACCGTCCCTGCTGCAAATCGCCGGGAGCTATTTCTATGATAAGAATGCTTCGATCTATGGCGGAATTTATGCGGCTTTGATTGTCGCTACTTTAGCAGGCGGAATCAGCTACCTGATTCGCCCCAAAAGAACTACTGCTTAAAACCTTTAAGGCGGTCGTTTTCAGATTCCAAAACACGAACCAGAGTCTTTAGATCTGCCACTTCGTCTTTCAGTTGAAGAATAGTTTCTTCTTTGTCTTGAAGGATTTGGGTGTAGGCTTTTTTAAGTTCGTTCAGAAGTTTGTTGGCAGCGGTTAAGATGGGCTCATCTTTGTTGGCCTTCATTGATTTATCTTGAAGGTCCTGAGCTTTCAGAAGGTCGTCTTTTGAAGAAGCGGACATAGTGTCGTTACCTTTCATCATTCCATGATGAGCACCCACCAAGGCGTCGCTGTCTTGGGAGGGGCGATGTACTCGTTGATGGGTACCCATCGGTTCGTCCATGATGAAGTACTTGCCGTCTTCAAATCGGAATTTGATGTCGTCAGCTTTGATTCGACGGCGGAGTGTGCTCACACTAATTTTGTATTTAGTAGAGTAATCCGTTAGCGGTAACCATGAACCAGTTGCTTCAACGTTCATCAAATTTCCTTACTAGCCAAACTTTTCGGGGTGGTCGCCCTACTCAGCTTGCGTATCCAACATTAACACACGACTTCGGTCTGTCAAATTTTGTGTGAGTAGTTATCCAAATTCAACAAAATTCAGGACCTTGATCTGGCTATCCACAACTTTTTTAGCCTATCCAACTAGACCTTCGTCTGACTAAGCAACCCTAAGTCATGGATTTTCTTAAGTTCCAAAGAATCCTTTGCCCGAAAGTCCAAGAACTCTCATACTTAAAGATAACACTATGCGGATTAGAGATAAGAAAAAAGTGGCCCTAGTATTAAGTGGAGGCGGCATTAAAGCGGCGGCCTTTCACATTGGGGTTTGCTTAGCTTTACAAGAAAAAGGCTTTCGCTTTGCCGGAGGTACCAAAGAGATGGTGCGTCAGAACTTCGGTGAAGACGATCCATTTACAATCCGTCTTTATGTAGGCTCTAGCGCCGGCGCTTTCGTAGCTTCAATCCTTGCCGCTGGCTACCCGATTGAGTCCCTCGTCAACGCATTCCAAATCGGTTCGGGCAGTCATCCTTCTTTTGATAAGTCGGATTTACGGTATTTAAAACCCATCAGCTACCGCGATATTTTTAATTTAAACTCCAGCGGTTTGTTGAAGTTTATTCCGCGCACTTTGATGGAAAAGGCCTTGGTCACCGGTGGTCTTGAATCCCTTTTAAAAAACGGTCTTAAGTTAAACGGCCTTTTTTCAACCAAGGGTATTGAAGGCTATTTGCGCAAAGAGGTTTTGCTGGACAATGACTTCGCTCGTTTGGGTGTGGGTCTTTTTATTATCGGAACCCAGTTAAACCACACCCGCAAAGCCATCTTTGGTAACTTCCCGGAATCCTATAAAACGGAAAACACGAAATACATCAACTACGCAACGATCAGTGATGCCGTGGCTTGTTCAACGGCCTTGCCTCCGGTCTTTGCTCCTTACGGAATCAAACGTCCCGACGGAAAAGAGATGTATTATTATGACGGCGAAATTCGCGACACTCTTTCCACGCACGTGGCGGCAGATTATGGCGCGGATCTGGTGATTTCTTCTTTTTCAATTCAGCCTTATCACTACACGGAAGAGATGGGTTCGTTGCATGACTATGGAATTCCACTGATCGCAAATCAGGCTCTTTACCAAGTCGTTCAGCAAAAAATCATGCGCCATATTCAATACAAGAATGACATTCGCGGTATCTATAACGCCGTAGATGGTTACTTCAAACAGATGAACTTGCCGGCTGAGCATCGCGACAAACTGCTTGAAATCATTCGCAATCGTGTGAACTATCGCCCGGAAGTGGATTACATCTATATTGCTCCACGCCCGAACAACTATGAAATGTTTTTCGTTGATCACTTCAGTTTAAATCCAGAGATTTTAGCGCGCATTGTGCGTATCGGATTTAAATCCGCGATCAACGTTCTTCGCCACTACGACGTTTAGTGGCTGCGAATTTCATTTTTCCAGTTTGTTAAAAGCTCTTTGCCCGACGAAGCTGTTTTACCAGCATAAGTTTGTTCGTCATAAAACGTTTCGATTTCTTGAAGAATCATTTTCAAATAAGGAAACTGTGCCTGCAGCTTTTTTAGAAACTCCAGCGGAGGCTCTGAATTTTCGCGCTGGATATTCTTTTTTTCGGCCCACTTTTCCACGGCTTGCAACAGAACTTGTGCTTCATTAAGGTTTCTTTTCTGTTTGAAAAGACTGCGGAAAATTAAAACAAGTGCGGCAATAACAACGACAAGTAAGAAAGTGGATTGAATTCTGTAATTCAACAAAGCACTCCAAAAACTTTGTTGAGACGTTTTATCAAAATCGATAAGGAAATAAGTCCATCGATAGTTGATATCTTCCACCCAAAAACTGACTTCATCCCATAGAAGAAAATCTTCTTTCGCTGGCGGACGCCAATCCACGGCGCGCGCAAAGGCCCGCTGATCTTCTTCCGAAAGTCCAAAAAATTCTTCTGCACCGATCACCAAACGAAGAGGCGCAACCCATAAAGTTGGATCGATTCGCTGCCACTGTCCTTCATTAAAGATTTCAACCCAGGCGTGAGCATCTTTTTGCGAAACTTTCCAAAAGTTGCCCAAAGGATTAAAACGGCCGCCTTGATATCCGACGATCACTCGCGCGGGAATTCCTAAGGATCTTGCAAGAGTCGCGTAAGCTCCCGCAAAATGCTCACAAAACCCTCGTTTTCTTTCAAAAAGAAAAGTTTCTAGATCGTTTGGACCATAAACGCCGGGAGATAGCGTGTAGACGAATCCGTTATCTACAAAAAGTTTTTGCAGTTCTTCGACCTTTTGGGGAATAGAAAGATTTCTGCTTAAGACACCGTCGACCCATGCGTGAACACGTCCTTGTACGGGAGGAACCTGAAGATCTTCATCCTGCGGAGTCGCTCTGTCCTTATAGTCATGCTCATAATATCCCCGATACATTGAAGATTTATTTAATGGCCGAATTGACCGATAGATGTTCTGAGGAAGCGCTAGAACTTGATTCACGTCTAAGTCGACATGCTTTGTTCCCTCTAAAACAAAAAGATAGAGCTGAGATGTGGGCTCAATTGCGACCTCATAAGTTGGCAAAGATTTATAGTCTTCTGTTGAAGGAGCTCTAAATCCCAAGCGTCGCGGACGCCAGCTCAAACCCCGCGATTGAGTCAAAACCGATCCACGCCAATAGAGATCTACCGATTTATTTATCGGCAGATTTTCAATCTTGGCCCGAAATGCTGTTGCCGTGTTCGTTGCAAGTTCCGCCACCATCCCGGGGTTTATTTCATCGGTAAAGCCAATTTCTCCGAACTGCGCAGAACCGCGCGACATCGCCCACGGTAAAACAAAGCGCGGAAAGGCAAAAAATAAAATCACAGCCATCGGCACTGAAAGAATGAATATCTTTAATAGTACTTTCGCGCGAGCCGGCAGCGATTCAGGCAAGAGCGAATACCAAAGCCCGACAAAGGCCAAAACGGAAGGAATTATCCAATATATATCTAAACTAAAAAGCGCCTTCACTGAAATCAAAAGAAAGCCCAGAAGGATCACAAATTTATGATCGCGTTCGTTCTGATAGTCCATGATTCTTAATGAAGAAAGAGCTAACAAAAATGTATACGCGGGCTCCTGGCCAATCAAAGTGCGAAATTGAACAAGCACTTGAATTAACAAAAGAACACTTAGGATTCCCGTGGCCTTTCTAGATAAAGGTTTCCACTGAAGATTTTCTACGCCCCACTTCCAAAAAAGCATGACGAAGCTGAAAACAGCTATCCATGCTGAAACCTCAAGCGCTACCATCGCCATGGCGATAATAAATGAAACGGCGAGTGCTTTCTGAGAGTAGAACCTTTTTGTCATAAAAGATCTTCCCTGCTTAGGTGAGCAAGGACCTCTAGGCACATCTTGCGATGAGCAGAACTTTGATCTTTAGCGATATGATGCTTTCCGACTTCGAGAGAAAATGAATGGCCTAGCTTGTGTGCTTCATCAATCCACAAACACAGTTGCGAAATTCTTGCTTCTTCATCATGCAAATGAGCTGTCTGTTTCCAAGAAAAATGCAGCGAAGGCTTCTCGGACTCTTCAAAATTTTTTACAAGCAGTTCCTGCCTGCGTGCTGTCGCTTTCCAATCTATTCGCCTTAAAGAATCCGTGCTTTGGTAAGTACGATGCTCCCTGAATAAGCCTGTATTTTCACTGTCTGTTTCCGCATAAGAGTTTTGTGGAAAAGCCTCTTCGCCTTTTCTTGCCGGATAAACTGTGATTTCTCGAGGAGTTTTAAAGACTCTCCACGCTCTTAACAAAGAAAAAGGAAATGTACTTTGAACCGCTATTCTGGGAAGAAGATGTCGGCCGCGTTTTTTAAAAACAAAGGGAACAAGAACCACGTCTTCTTCCTGTGGCTCAAGATCCGTGCGCGAAGAGGTTTCAGGATACTTTTCGAAATAGCTTTCGATCTGAAAACACGGCGACTTTGCATTATTTTTCAATGTTACGCTTAAGGCCGATGTCTCGTCGCAAAAAGCTTCGTCAATGTGAACATCAATAACATCAACGCCATCGACATTTTTATTGGTGATAAAAGTTCCTGTGAAAGCCACAGAGATTAAGAAAAAGAAGAAAATGTAAATCAAATTGTTGGAGTATCCAACCGCCATAAAAAATAGAACTAGCGACATCAACCCAAAGGCGACGCCAAATCCTGTCGGCAGAATATAGGTTCGCGTTTTCTTTTTAGACAGGAACTGGCGTGCTTTTTTGTAAAGCCCCTGCCCACTCACGGCCGCGTTTGATGCCATGATTGCCTCCAAGACGATGTCCTAATACAGGAATCAAAACTTGTTGAACATCTTCAGGTCGTAAATAGTTTCTTCCATCCATAAAGGCCCAAGCCTTCGCGGCTTTCGCTAAAGCCATTCCTGCACGAGTTGAAAGTGGTGCTCCTTCAAATCCGGGACGACGAGATCGCTCTAAAAGATCCGCGATGTACTGAGCGACATTAGCGGACACTTGCACTTTTGTAACTTCAATCAAAGCTTCTGCAATTTCAGTTTCACTAAATAGCGGATGAATTTTTTGCAGCAAATGTCGAGGATCATCACCTTGTAAAATGCGCACTTCGGTTTCTTTAGAGGCCGGATGTAGTTCTAAACTCATTAGAAAACGATCTAGCTGACTTTCTGGTAAAGGAAAGGTGCCGGTCTGTTGATGCGGGTTCTGAGTTGCGATCACATAGAATGGATGCGGCAGTGGCCAGGTCACACCTTCAACAGACACTTCGCCTTCTTCCATCGCTTGTAGCAAAGCACTTTGGGTGCGCGGGCTTGCGCGATTCAACTCATCCGCCATCACCATCTGTGAAAATAACGGCCCTTGATGAAAAACGAATTTATGTTCTTGCGGATGATAGATCTGTCCGCCAATTACATCCGCTGGTAAAAGATCAATCGTGAATTGCACGCGACGAGTTTTTAATCCGGTGAGCTTCCCTAGCACCTGAACAAGAGTGGTTTTTCCAACTCCGGGCAAGTCTTCAATAAGCAAATGGCCGCCCGCCAGAAGGCAGGTGATGGCCAAACGAATTTCAACATTCTTATCCAGAACGACCTTCGAGGCCTGAGCAATGAGTTCGTGAAACTTCTGATTCATGCTCAATAAGGATATTAGGTCTTACTGCACGGGAGTAGCTATTCCCCGAAGTCCCGATGAAAGACTAGCGATTTACAAATAAAAAAGCCCTGGTAGTTGCCAGGGCTTAGTATGTTTTTTATCGAAGTGCAGTCAGCTTAGAACAAGCTTTTTTCTACAGCCGAGAAAATCGGGCCAGAGACAAATCCCATGATCACAATCGCTAGAGCCATGATCACAGTCGTCACTGTTGTTGCATTCAGTGAATGACTTGCAACTTCCGCGTTACCTTCTTTCATGTACATAACAACGACCGGGCGCAGGTAGTAGTAAACACCAATCACAGAGCTAATCATACCCCAGATCGCCAACCACAACAGACCTTCACCGATAGCCGCGTTGAACAGATAGAACTTACCGAAGAATCCAAGAGTCGGCGGAATACCTGCTAACGATAACAAGAACACCGTTAAGCAAAGAGCTAACATTGGTCTTTGTTTCGCAAAGCCAGCAAGGTCATCCACGTTCACGATGTGGTTCTCTGATTTTTCAAGCATGCTTGCAATCGCGAACGCACCCAAAGTCATCAAAGCATAGCTTAGAAGATAGAAGATAACTCCCGAAGCACCGAACGCACCGTTATCGCTAACGCCGGCCGTGATGATACCGATCAACAAGTAACCAGAGTGCGCTACTGATGAATACGCAATCATACGCTTAAAGTTATTCTGAATGATCGCTGCCGTGTTACCCAAGATCATTGTGATCACAGCCAACCATTGCAAGATATCAAACAAGTGATCTGAACCGATCAAAGACTTCGTTGCAATCACACGCAAGAAAGCGGCGAAAGAAACTGTCTTAACCGCTGTCGCCATGAAAGCCGTGTGCGGAGTTGGAGCCCCTTGATACACATCTGGAGTCCAAGCATGGAATGGTGCAATCGAAACCTTAAAGCAGAAGCCCAAGATAACGAAAGTGATACCAAACAAGAAAAGACGACTAGTTTGTACTAGCTCTGCCGCGCTATCCATGAATGCCAGGATGTTTGTTCCACCCGTTGAACCGAAGATAAATGCCACACCATAAAGGAACAATGCCGAAGCAAAAGAACCCAAGATGAAGTATTTCAAAGCGGCTTCTTTAGAAAGCTTCTCTTCGTGGCTCATCGCAATCATCAGATACAATGCCAAAGACATCATCTCTAGGCCGATGAAAACCATCAAAAGATCCACAGCAGAAACCAGGATCAACATACCTACAGCAGAACTCATCGCTAAGAAAATCAACTCAGAGAACTGTTTTCCTGTCGTCGATGGATTTTCATACATCATCACCATCGCCGCTCCCGCAGCGCCCAAAGCAATGATACCCATCCACTGAGTCACACCGTCAAAGATAAGACCGTTATTAAACGCTGTCTTACCGCCGCCACCAAACACAATCAAAAGACCAATCGCGATCACAATACCGATAAGGGCTTGCGCCAAAGTCACAGCATGAGGTTGTTCGCGGTTGCCGCGAAGAACTTTAGCCGTGATCGGAATCAAGCTTACTAGGAACAAGGCGATCATCGGAGAAATCAACAAAACGTCACTAAGACCGATATTCATATTCATTAGTTACCTCCTTGCGCGTGCTGAGTGGAAGTTGCGCCAGGCTCTACAATCGTCAGGTTATAGTTACTTCTGTTGTTCACTAGATAATCAATACTTGCCTTTGAATAGTTCAAGAAATGATTCGGGAAAAGACCCATCCAGAACACCATGATAACAAGAGGAACAAGAACCGCGATTTCACGCGCATTCAAGTCGTGAAGTGGGTGATGTTCGTCTTTCACCAACTCGCCTTTTTCGCCGAAGAATACGCGTTTGAACATCCAAAGCATATAAACGGCTCCCAAGATCACACCTGACACCGCGAAGTAAGCAAATACTGGTTCTGCTTGGAAAGTGCCAAGAAGAATCAAGAACTCACCCACGAAACCGTTCGTCAATGGAACTGCGATCGAAGACAAAGTGATGATAAAGAAAAAGATTGTGAAAAGCGGAAGAACTCCTGCTAATCCACCGTACTTGCTGATTTCACGAGAGTGCGTTCTTTCGTAGATCATACCGATCAACAAGAAGAGTGCACCTGTAGAAATACCGTGGTTCAACATTTGATAAAGACCACCGGACATCCCGTAAGCATTGAATGCAAATAGACCGACTAAGATGTAACCCATGTGCGACACCGAAGAGTACGCCACAAGTTTTTTCACATCCGGTTGAACCATCGCAACCAGGGCTCCGTAGATGATTCCGACTGTACCGATCAACATGAACAACCATGCCCAGTATTCAGAAGCTTCTGGGAATAATGGAATCACCCAGCGCATGAAACCGTAAGTACCCATCTTAAGCATCACACCGGCTAGAATTACAGAACCTGGTGTTGGGGCTTCAACGTGGGCATCAGGCAACCAAGTATGAACTGGGAATGCCGGAACTTTGATCGCAAAGGCCAAAGCAAACGCGAAGAACAATAAAGTTTGAAGGCTGAAGAATGTCCCACCTACAAACGGAATTTTAAGTTTGTAGAAATCAAG contains the following coding sequences:
- a CDS encoding AAA family ATPase, with product MNQKFHELIAQASKVVLDKNVEIRLAITCLLAGGHLLIEDLPGVGKTTLVQVLGKLTGLKTRRVQFTIDLLPADVIGGQIYHPQEHKFVFHQGPLFSQMVMADELNRASPRTQSALLQAMEEGEVSVEGVTWPLPHPFYVIATQNPHQQTGTFPLPESQLDRFLMSLELHPASKETEVRILQGDDPRHLLQKIHPLFSETEIAEALIEVTKVQVSANVAQYIADLLERSRRPGFEGAPLSTRAGMALAKAAKAWAFMDGRNYLRPEDVQQVLIPVLGHRLGGNHGIKRGREWAGALQKSTPVPV
- a CDS encoding NADH-quinone oxidoreductase subunit N, yielding MNMNIGLSDVLLISPMIALFLVSLIPITAKVLRGNREQPHAVTLAQALIGIVIAIGLLIVFGGGGKTAFNNGLIFDGVTQWMGIIALGAAGAAMVMMYENPSTTGKQFSELIFLAMSSAVGMLILVSAVDLLMVFIGLEMMSLALYLMIAMSHEEKLSKEAALKYFILGSFASALFLYGVAFIFGSTGGTNILAFMDSAAELVQTSRLFLFGITFVILGFCFKVSIAPFHAWTPDVYQGAPTPHTAFMATAVKTVSFAAFLRVIATKSLIGSDHLFDILQWLAVITMILGNTAAIIQNNFKRMIAYSSVAHSGYLLIGIITAGVSDNGAFGASGVIFYLLSYALMTLGAFAIASMLEKSENHIVNVDDLAGFAKQRPMLALCLTVFLLSLAGIPPTLGFFGKFYLFNAAIGEGLLWLAIWGMISSVIGVYYYLRPVVVMYMKEGNAEVASHSLNATTVTTVIMALAIVIMGFVSGPIFSAVEKSLF
- a CDS encoding DUF58 domain-containing protein, whose translation is MASNAAVSGQGLYKKARQFLSKKKTRTYILPTGFGVAFGLMSLVLFFMAVGYSNNLIYIFFFFLISVAFTGTFITNKNVDGVDVIDVHIDEAFCDETSALSVTLKNNAKSPCFQIESYFEKYPETSSRTDLEPQEEDVVLVPFVFKKRGRHLLPRIAVQSTFPFSLLRAWRVFKTPREITVYPARKGEEAFPQNSYAETDSENTGLFREHRTYQSTDSLRRIDWKATARRQELLVKNFEESEKPSLHFSWKQTAHLHDEEARISQLCLWIDEAHKLGHSFSLEVGKHHIAKDQSSAHRKMCLEVLAHLSREDLL
- a CDS encoding transglutaminaseTgpA domain-containing protein; protein product: MTKRFYSQKALAVSFIIAMAMVALEVSAWIAVFSFVMLFWKWGVENLQWKPLSRKATGILSVLLLIQVLVQFRTLIGQEPAYTFLLALSSLRIMDYQNERDHKFVILLGFLLISVKALFSLDIYWIIPSVLAFVGLWYSLLPESLPARAKVLLKIFILSVPMAVILFFAFPRFVLPWAMSRGSAQFGEIGFTDEINPGMVAELATNTATAFRAKIENLPINKSVDLYWRGSVLTQSRGLSWRPRRLGFRAPSTEDYKSLPTYEVAIEPTSQLYLFVLEGTKHVDLDVNQVLALPQNIYRSIRPLNKSSMYRGYYEHDYKDRATPQDEDLQVPPVQGRVHAWVDGVLSRNLSIPQKVEELQKLFVDNGFVYTLSPGVYGPNDLETFLFERKRGFCEHFAGAYATLARSLGIPARVIVGYQGGRFNPLGNFWKVSQKDAHAWVEIFNEGQWQRIDPTLWVAPLRLVIGAEEFFGLSEEDQRAFARAVDWRPPAKEDFLLWDEVSFWVEDINYRWTYFLIDFDKTSQQSFWSALLNYRIQSTFLLVVVIAALVLIFRSLFKQKRNLNEAQVLLQAVEKWAEKKNIQRENSEPPLEFLKKLQAQFPYLKMILQEIETFYDEQTYAGKTASSGKELLTNWKNEIRSH